In Crassostrea angulata isolate pt1a10 chromosome 4, ASM2561291v2, whole genome shotgun sequence, one genomic interval encodes:
- the LOC128182144 gene encoding growth hormone secretagogue receptor type 1-like has product MVQNSSSSIEDYILYDHQNTSVIFERLQDYMMSPNISLDILEEVHIKLQAILSSQEGQDFINEDTTDLFRTHKLQRNLKLYLSPILLVIGLIGNTLSFVFLRYDKEKKMSINAYLSALALADIMVLISGLLSLWVQEVTGVDFFRSVDISCKVWNVIAFTSSIFSVWLIVAITAERFIVVCFPLAAHRICNKNRAIGIIVFLLVFSVCFNAHFLVTTGIVNIGSSRLCDALDGYKTFIRKVWTWVDATMYCFFPLFIISALNTVIISKVITATKKRRNLQHLKRSTSVGLKQRQRRDIKLNVMLLTVSITFCISSTPMVILMVTEVLFQKNASPRKSAALLLARTICELLMYVNHSINFFLYCISGQSFTKIFMKLISCRGRYHSLSQYSFRRRSNVIITSKDTGF; this is encoded by the exons ATGGTTCAGAATAG CAGCAGTTCGATAGAAGATTATATTCTTTACGACCATCAAAATACCTCTGTGATTTTTGAACGCCTGCAAGACTACATGATGTCCCCAAATATTTCGTTAGATATTCTGGAGGAAGTACACATTAAGTTGCAGGCAATACTTTCGTCACAAGAAGGTCAAGATTTCATTAATGAGGACACCACTGATTTATTCCGGACTCATAAACTGCAGCGAAACCTTAAGTTGTATCTATCACCAATTCTTTTGGTCATTGGTTTGATTGGAAACACATTGTCCTTTGTGTTCCTTAGGTACGACAAAGAGAAGAAAATGTCCATCAATGCTTATTTGTCGGCACTAGCACTGGCTGATATCATGGTTTTGATATCTGGATTACTCTCTCTATGGGTGCAGGAAGTAACTGGGGTGGATTTCTTCAGAAGTGTCGATATCTCGTGTAAAGTTTGGAATGTGATCGCATTTACTTCCAGTATATTTTCTGTGTGGTTGATTGTTGCCATTACTGCTGAAAGGTTCATAGTCGTCTGCTTCCCTCTGGCTGCACACAGAATTTGCAATAAAAACAGGGCAATTGGAATCATTGTCTTTCTTTTGGTATTTAGCGTGTGTTTCAACGCACACTTTCTGGTTACAACGGGAATAGTTAACATTGGCAGCTCAAGACTTTGTGACGCCTTGGATGGTTATAAAACGTTTATCAGGAAAGTTTGGACATGGGTTGATGCCACTATGTATTGTTTCTTCCCTTTGTTCATTATTTCAGCGCTTAACACGGTTATCATTTCAAAAGTTATAACTGCCACCAAAAAGAGGCGGAATCTGCAGCATCTTAAGCGCAGTACGTCGGTGGGTTTAAAGCAAAGACAGAGGCGTGACATCAAACTGAATGTAATGTTACTGACTGTGTCGATTACTTTCTGCATATCCTCCACTCCGATGGTTATTCTGATGGTCACAGAGGTTCTATTCCAGAAGAATGCATCACCCAGAAAATCAGCGGCACTGCTTCTGGCGCGAACCATCTGCGAGCTGTTGATGTATGTCAACCATTCCATTAACTTTTTTCTGTACTGTATTAGTGGGCAGAGCTTTACTAAAATTTTCATGAAGCTGATATCGTGTAGAGGAAGATATCATTCGCTGTCGCAGTATTCTTTCAGGAGAAGGTCTAATGTGATAATTACGAGCAAAGACACAGGTTTCTGA